A genomic stretch from Bacillus sp. E(2018) includes:
- a CDS encoding carboxypeptidase regulatory-like domain-containing protein yields MSFPTNSQFTAITVGGVPYSDVIRDISPAGTDIVGSASFPSFYFAYDEINVYFRMRVRSDPRNSAKTAFANFAWGVLLNTTGVAGTYDWLLAVNGLNKRVNLVQNTTKQVNSWSDPAEGTDGKGNPNYSRSIINFDVARVVQADSTLDDSQNYFIDFLVPASTFFSLLGITAQSSVRMVAFTASNNNNYNKDSLRDSEDFQFQNALSNPITINSANVRANLQVSKVLLSGPQSPLAGQAGEWTGRITLTNTGKSAANIINVTDIVSLDVVSLFSVLSVSQGTTAYNSTTKTLTWSVGNIASGASATLQFAENGIFYTAGIKALNTVRATGIDSFTGGDLTPASATISVNVQATGGAAGTLLDSSNAQPVNAATVRLLMGQTQVAVTQTDLFGKYSLTNIAPGTYTIEFSKANYTTLAQSVVIQSGTITVINPVLVAIPGILQGTVTSNAGSAVSGGTVLLSDNLGTVIASVTTSPTGAYTFGAVIPGHYTLTVSANNFQAATIGQNVPSNQTTTANFVLQPNPGTVSGTITGSGGPIAGAIVEALSGTGIAVATATTDGAGQYTINRLAPGSYRLRVSAPAFQTFVVGFSVSAGQTVVVDVNLLANPGSIIGTVIDEDSGVPLPGASLKVVNSSGITDASVTTDVNGQFSVDSLAPGTYVITFSSDGHGTKTIGTYVQSDQTTIVDVTLRRLAGVLTGDVSSGGSIISGASVDVVLNNIVVAKTITDSNGNYTISGLAPDRYTVIVGADGFSPVTLGAVIQDNETTTISTALQPIFGLLSGSVLDNEGNILPGAVILVKNADSDVLISRALTDTNGNYVIGELLPGSYVVTANIIDYQTNLSGAIITAGVTSVVNFSLIPNPSSISGTVINSETGDPLAGASVEVQLLDANGLIINTTFSDNDGVFIVEDLMPSTYTVIVAAESFQTSSASVTLSPGNVSTITISLVPSPGFVTGRLIDSLSGQPIVGATINISNTLGAFVDSALTSADGTFISLGLQGGVYSLTAVAEGYETKILGVVVPAGLTKFVNFELQPNPGTITGTVAPAADGLVLQLYTMDNQFVNTVAATPEGNFLFQSLAPGNYIVKAVAVNYSVGSTGAFVISGQTTNISLSIQPNPGTVSGTLISDLGVPIANGTVSLLDVNETPIGNGTTDADGNYTLSNIPAGSYAVVIRAGGYANATGNVAVAPGQDITALNFELVTIRGSISGTVSDLISGAPIPGASILVRDSLGILVRFSTTDQFGNFLLRNFVPGSYAVTSSAQNYSTEITGVIVQSDETAGADIQLTSTVGSISGQVTDGDGNPLSGDNIQLKLFGANGELLQALIAHTDGTFQIPELSIGTYFVSAELDGYSPNMTAVIVKNGTVSSITIPLSQILTTLTGSIADSATGNPISGTAVSITLTNNTGMFVAKQYPGIDGTFTFDSIAPGIYLLNVNAVNYGNEIITVTVPITGFNIAISLTQNPGAVTGYVTNQLTGDPLSNAIIIVSSSGKPLDRKGVSDSFGQFIFANLSPDTYRAIVSADGYSSQSATFTVLPDETTSLSFILTPEPGIVSGTITDAVTGLPISQVMVQVRYLSPTGPVIANTVTDQQGNYVTQGVYSGPYTIVAFTDDGFGSSSASVFVPPNDTRVVDFALEPFPATVEGTITSDSGDPLVNVSVRLLDVYGFTVRVVNTDSNGFYRILGFTEGQYLVTAIIPDYQRRQVSINAGPGETLTANISLVPEPGQISGVILDEQTLAPLVGAQVEVYAPSGVTPIARRTTGAAGDFLIEGVAPRSYTLNAFQLNYSIRSTGVIVTSNATTNVQIALVPDPASISGTVTDGNGIPLSNASVRVVDENDSEIGNGITDFEGNYVIGNLPEGSYTVIVGVENYSSSTAGVSLQPGEQLTGLDVILTPLGGLIFGTVVSAETGEGLPGILISILTPEGIPIISTNSDTAGSFTSILLLPGTYTVIASSPYYVQDQIGVIVLPNQTSAVSFELSEVGGSIVGTVIDQSGNPISDRTISIRLLNDGGVLLQTLIALSDGSFAFQNLSAGTYQVNVIAEGYQTATVGAIVVNRETTILLVPLTEDRGALEGIVLDVVTGLPISGSFVEVSDVSGILVATITTDQNGIFRLVNLQTGPLNIRAIANRYGAASVGVIINSLSLSTVTLNLQPDPGTIIGTIKNPNGTPLGNTTVQILDRKNTPISTVITNGNGSYEVDHLVEGQYTVTAKGNGTGTGIGSGIVLPDQETVVDIILIPEGGVLSGNVTNSATGEPLIGASIEIRVISPFGPVINTVLTDSNGNYSSGLITAGTYTLSITKENFGTSTGSVLIENGLTTFQNFALTPSLSNVRGTISARIIQNEGLTTTISAQEVVIPLINTVIRLIDETGAELAEVQTDDQGMYLIENFTSGIYSLGTSNPDYETNTVGFSVDPGQTQIVDIELTALPGILTGTIIDQETGILNAGAIVQLFFGTSVQPAGRAVTNNAGVYVINGLSPGQYTVSMTTPNYNTFSAGAAIQANATTTVDGFLLSNPGVLTGTVNGPNGVIDGASIKVIDVNGTVIGSAVSNDDGAFFIGNLPVGTYALTIVALDFQSETEGITFTPGETVNVSINLIPEPGAITGIVTDESGVALPGVVMNVLLNNIIIASTVTEQNGSFSFRSLKPNSYQVTANLSGYAVSSIGAVVNSNIITTTNLLLTSLFGSIFGTVTDADGNLITQQSIQINLFDLNNSLITTVLAQSNGTYVIPEVPEGNYFVTVTTEGYNADTFAVTVKQGEEVSLNLQLIALGGTLTIRVIDAATNNPISGVVTNIFNETGIPITSGITDQNGVFIQQNLEEGAIVISTVKGGYGSLSQGGIIVNGATTEVSLALTLETGNLIGTISDSNGVSIAGAVVQILDATRAVVTTVLTQSDGAYRVLDLLPGIYTMIVSARGFEQRSLSVFIVVNETTITNLPLAFEPGSVEGFVTNEGSGSFIARANVELRLISPSGPVVASTLTDEQGRYRFSQVRNGNYTIISTKQGFGNDSAQITVVPGETTFADLQLAIVTSTVRGTVRNADGSQPLLNTLLRLADNIGVVIAEVQTDNDGNYLIEGLLPGDFSLAAINADYRSSLLDFTAVPNVQSVVNFNLVAVPSLFTGFVTDADTGLPIVGAIVETFDQISGPVEASLLNAEVNALAVNGRPVAVALTNIDGFYTIPGLSNGSYTLRASAIGYGTDSRLSVLPVNTTLEQNFALPGQRQASSISGTIIILGNGPLPNAEINVFDENGAFAGSARTGNDGTYSISNLGSGSYLVTVDAQGFQEETLTISLAEGESRTGVDFALSPGPDGDITGQVSDRRTGRPISGAVIQLFDLRGFLVREVTSNDAGVFSLKGIPSGSYELRVFANGFESFSVAVNVLEGEELLIPISLTSITPDPIPPFGEAQFLILIGGKPLILDSLTSPTLFTLERIDSNNNCATFSYEAEVQEGTIRRFITFDLSCIDLIRFIN; encoded by the coding sequence ATGTCTTTTCCCACTAACAGTCAGTTTACAGCGATTACGGTAGGTGGTGTTCCGTATTCAGATGTGATACGTGATATCTCACCTGCAGGAACTGATATTGTAGGAAGTGCCAGTTTTCCTTCCTTTTACTTCGCTTATGATGAAATCAATGTGTACTTTAGAATGCGTGTACGATCAGATCCAAGAAATAGTGCCAAAACGGCTTTTGCAAACTTTGCGTGGGGTGTTTTGTTAAATACCACCGGTGTAGCGGGGACTTATGACTGGCTTCTAGCGGTCAATGGCTTAAACAAAAGAGTGAACTTGGTGCAGAACACAACTAAACAAGTAAACTCTTGGAGTGATCCTGCAGAAGGTACGGATGGTAAAGGAAATCCAAACTATTCTCGCTCCATTATTAATTTTGACGTCGCTCGGGTCGTTCAAGCGGACTCTACGTTGGATGATTCACAAAACTACTTTATTGATTTTCTAGTTCCAGCTTCTACATTTTTCTCATTGCTCGGTATTACTGCTCAAAGTTCTGTACGAATGGTTGCGTTTACTGCTTCAAATAACAACAACTACAATAAAGACTCTCTACGTGATTCAGAAGATTTCCAATTTCAAAATGCTCTTTCCAATCCCATTACAATAAATTCTGCCAATGTACGTGCCAACCTGCAGGTTTCAAAAGTACTGCTTTCTGGACCGCAATCACCGCTAGCCGGTCAGGCTGGGGAGTGGACGGGAAGAATTACTCTAACGAACACAGGGAAAAGCGCTGCAAATATCATCAATGTGACTGATATTGTTTCATTGGATGTAGTATCACTCTTTTCAGTTCTCAGTGTTTCGCAAGGAACAACTGCTTACAACTCTACAACAAAAACATTGACTTGGTCAGTGGGTAATATTGCATCAGGTGCAAGTGCAACACTTCAATTTGCGGAGAATGGAATCTTTTATACTGCAGGAATAAAAGCACTTAATACTGTGCGAGCAACTGGTATTGATAGCTTTACAGGGGGAGACCTGACTCCTGCTTCTGCAACGATTTCCGTGAATGTTCAAGCAACGGGTGGAGCTGCAGGTACGTTACTGGATAGTTCAAACGCTCAGCCCGTAAATGCTGCAACTGTAAGACTTTTAATGGGTCAAACACAAGTGGCCGTTACGCAAACAGATCTATTCGGAAAGTATAGTCTTACGAATATAGCACCAGGTACTTATACGATTGAATTCTCAAAAGCAAATTACACGACCTTGGCGCAATCGGTGGTTATTCAATCTGGCACGATAACGGTCATCAATCCTGTCCTTGTAGCTATTCCAGGAATTCTTCAAGGAACGGTTACCTCAAACGCAGGTTCTGCTGTTAGTGGAGGGACCGTCTTGTTATCAGATAATCTTGGTACAGTTATTGCAAGTGTAACAACTTCTCCAACAGGAGCTTATACATTTGGAGCTGTAATCCCAGGGCATTATACACTCACGGTCTCTGCTAATAATTTTCAAGCTGCAACAATTGGGCAAAATGTGCCATCTAATCAGACAACGACAGCAAACTTTGTACTGCAGCCGAATCCTGGAACGGTAAGTGGAACGATAACAGGAAGTGGAGGACCTATAGCTGGTGCAATAGTTGAAGCTCTTAGCGGTACAGGGATTGCCGTGGCAACCGCAACGACGGATGGGGCAGGACAGTACACAATAAATCGTCTTGCACCAGGTTCTTACAGATTACGCGTGAGTGCACCTGCTTTTCAAACATTTGTTGTCGGTTTCTCGGTGAGTGCCGGTCAAACTGTGGTAGTAGATGTGAATCTATTAGCAAATCCAGGTTCAATCATCGGAACAGTGATTGATGAAGATAGCGGTGTTCCACTTCCAGGTGCAAGTCTAAAAGTTGTAAACAGCTCTGGGATTACGGATGCCTCTGTAACAACTGATGTAAACGGACAATTCTCAGTCGATTCTCTAGCTCCCGGTACGTATGTAATCACTTTTTCTTCTGATGGTCATGGTACAAAAACGATCGGTACGTATGTTCAGTCTGATCAAACTACAATTGTAGATGTCACACTTAGAAGACTAGCAGGTGTTCTTACAGGTGATGTTTCTTCAGGTGGAAGTATAATTAGTGGTGCTTCAGTGGATGTTGTTCTCAATAACATCGTGGTAGCGAAGACCATTACTGACAGCAATGGAAATTATACGATAAGTGGGTTAGCACCAGATCGATATACCGTTATTGTTGGGGCAGACGGGTTTTCACCGGTTACGCTTGGAGCTGTTATTCAGGACAATGAAACAACAACGATCAGCACAGCACTTCAGCCTATATTTGGTTTACTTTCAGGAAGTGTACTGGATAACGAAGGAAATATTCTTCCGGGTGCGGTCATACTTGTGAAAAATGCAGATTCTGATGTGCTTATCTCTAGAGCTTTAACAGATACAAATGGAAATTATGTGATTGGTGAATTGCTCCCTGGAAGCTATGTTGTTACAGCAAATATTATTGATTATCAAACAAATTTAAGTGGAGCAATCATTACAGCTGGTGTGACTTCCGTTGTTAATTTCTCATTAATACCAAACCCTTCTTCTATCTCAGGAACGGTTATTAATAGTGAGACTGGAGATCCTCTTGCAGGGGCTTCCGTAGAAGTGCAGCTGCTTGATGCTAACGGTCTTATCATAAATACAACTTTTTCAGACAATGATGGTGTGTTCATTGTAGAAGATTTAATGCCGAGCACATATACAGTCATCGTTGCTGCAGAAAGTTTCCAAACTTCTTCTGCATCAGTTACATTATCTCCCGGGAACGTTTCTACTATCACGATTAGCCTTGTTCCGTCTCCGGGTTTTGTTACAGGCAGATTAATCGATTCTCTTTCAGGTCAGCCGATTGTTGGTGCAACCATTAATATCAGCAACACACTAGGAGCATTTGTTGATTCAGCCTTAACGAGTGCGGATGGAACGTTCATTTCGCTTGGGTTGCAAGGAGGAGTTTATTCTCTTACTGCAGTTGCAGAAGGATATGAAACCAAGATCTTAGGTGTTGTTGTTCCCGCTGGATTAACTAAGTTTGTGAACTTTGAACTCCAACCGAATCCTGGGACCATTACAGGAACGGTAGCACCTGCCGCAGACGGACTTGTGCTTCAGCTGTACACAATGGATAACCAGTTCGTAAACACAGTTGCAGCCACTCCGGAAGGAAACTTTTTGTTTCAGAGTTTGGCTCCTGGTAATTATATTGTAAAAGCTGTGGCAGTTAATTATTCAGTTGGAAGTACGGGAGCCTTTGTTATTTCAGGTCAAACAACGAACATCTCTCTATCGATACAACCGAATCCTGGAACTGTTTCAGGTACGTTAATTTCTGATCTTGGTGTGCCGATAGCTAACGGTACCGTTTCTCTTCTCGATGTAAATGAAACACCTATCGGAAATGGAACAACAGATGCTGATGGAAATTACACGCTCAGCAATATTCCCGCAGGTTCTTATGCAGTCGTTATACGAGCAGGGGGCTATGCAAACGCGACTGGGAACGTTGCGGTCGCCCCAGGTCAGGACATCACAGCGCTGAATTTTGAGTTAGTAACGATCCGTGGTTCTATCTCTGGAACGGTTTCAGATTTAATATCAGGTGCACCAATTCCAGGTGCGTCCATACTTGTGCGTGATAGTCTTGGAATTTTGGTTCGTTTCTCAACAACTGATCAATTCGGTAACTTTTTACTTCGAAATTTTGTTCCTGGTTCCTATGCTGTTACTTCATCTGCACAAAACTACTCTACAGAAATTACAGGTGTAATCGTACAAAGTGATGAGACTGCGGGAGCTGATATTCAATTAACCAGTACTGTAGGAAGCATTTCAGGGCAAGTCACAGATGGAGATGGAAATCCGCTGTCTGGAGACAATATTCAATTAAAGTTGTTTGGAGCTAACGGTGAATTGCTGCAAGCTTTAATTGCACACACCGATGGTACGTTTCAAATTCCGGAACTGTCCATCGGCACTTATTTTGTTAGCGCTGAATTAGACGGTTATTCTCCAAATATGACAGCTGTTATTGTCAAAAACGGTACAGTAAGCAGTATTACAATACCGTTATCGCAAATTCTTACAACACTAACAGGATCCATAGCAGATTCTGCAACTGGAAATCCGATCAGTGGTACTGCCGTTTCTATTACTTTAACAAATAATACGGGCATGTTTGTGGCAAAGCAGTATCCGGGTATCGATGGCACTTTCACGTTCGACTCGATTGCACCGGGAATTTATCTGTTAAATGTTAATGCAGTGAACTATGGAAATGAGATTATTACGGTTACTGTGCCTATCACTGGGTTTAACATTGCAATTTCATTAACTCAAAACCCAGGAGCAGTTACGGGGTATGTCACAAATCAGTTAACAGGAGATCCATTATCTAATGCCATCATTATCGTTTCATCTTCAGGCAAGCCACTAGATCGAAAAGGAGTCTCGGATAGCTTCGGCCAATTTATATTTGCCAATCTGTCACCTGACACATATCGTGCGATCGTTAGTGCTGATGGTTATTCGAGTCAGAGTGCAACATTTACCGTTTTACCTGATGAAACAACTTCCTTGAGCTTTATTTTAACTCCTGAACCTGGGATTGTTTCGGGAACCATCACAGACGCCGTAACAGGGCTTCCGATTTCTCAAGTCATGGTTCAAGTCCGTTATTTATCACCAACTGGCCCCGTTATTGCGAATACTGTAACGGATCAGCAAGGCAATTATGTAACTCAAGGTGTGTATTCTGGCCCATATACTATAGTTGCTTTTACTGACGACGGCTTTGGATCATCGAGTGCTTCAGTTTTTGTACCTCCAAACGATACGAGAGTCGTTGATTTTGCACTTGAACCGTTCCCAGCTACAGTTGAAGGGACAATCACTTCAGATTCTGGTGACCCATTAGTTAATGTTTCAGTAAGGCTTTTAGATGTGTACGGTTTTACTGTTCGAGTTGTTAACACCGACTCTAACGGATTTTATAGAATACTAGGTTTTACGGAAGGACAATATCTAGTTACGGCTATTATCCCTGATTACCAGAGACGGCAAGTTTCGATCAATGCCGGACCAGGCGAGACACTAACAGCTAATATCAGCTTAGTTCCAGAACCGGGTCAAATTTCAGGTGTGATCCTCGATGAACAAACTCTTGCTCCACTCGTTGGTGCACAAGTAGAAGTGTATGCACCAAGTGGTGTTACACCAATTGCAAGAAGAACGACAGGTGCAGCAGGGGACTTCTTAATAGAAGGCGTGGCACCTAGATCATATACGTTAAACGCCTTTCAGCTAAACTATAGTATTCGCTCTACAGGTGTAATCGTAACTTCGAATGCTACAACTAATGTACAGATCGCTTTAGTGCCTGATCCAGCATCGATATCAGGAACCGTAACTGATGGTAATGGAATACCTTTATCAAATGCTAGTGTAAGAGTGGTTGATGAAAATGATAGTGAAATCGGAAACGGAATCACAGATTTTGAAGGAAACTATGTTATCGGAAACTTGCCAGAAGGGTCCTATACAGTAATTGTTGGAGTAGAAAATTATTCATCATCGACTGCCGGAGTTTCGTTGCAGCCTGGAGAGCAGCTAACGGGTCTAGACGTGATTTTAACCCCGTTAGGAGGATTGATCTTTGGGACAGTTGTAAGTGCAGAAACGGGAGAAGGATTACCAGGTATCCTCATTTCTATTCTTACACCGGAAGGAATTCCAATTATATCAACTAATTCAGACACTGCAGGTAGCTTTACATCCATCCTTTTGTTACCTGGAACGTATACCGTTATTGCAAGTTCACCCTATTATGTACAGGATCAAATCGGTGTTATTGTACTACCAAATCAAACTTCTGCGGTATCTTTTGAATTGTCTGAAGTAGGAGGATCGATTGTTGGAACTGTTATAGATCAATCGGGAAATCCAATTTCAGATAGAACAATCTCTATTCGACTTCTCAATGATGGTGGTGTATTGCTGCAAACGCTGATCGCTCTCTCAGATGGAAGCTTTGCATTCCAGAACTTATCAGCAGGAACGTATCAAGTGAACGTTATAGCAGAGGGATATCAAACAGCAACAGTAGGTGCAATCGTAGTGAACAGGGAGACAACAATTCTTTTAGTCCCGCTTACAGAAGATCGTGGTGCATTGGAGGGAATTGTTCTAGACGTTGTAACAGGATTACCAATATCAGGTAGTTTTGTTGAGGTATCTGATGTAAGTGGCATTCTTGTTGCAACGATTACAACAGACCAGAACGGTATTTTCAGACTGGTTAACCTTCAAACTGGTCCACTAAACATTCGTGCGATAGCAAATCGGTATGGTGCAGCATCCGTAGGTGTAATTATCAACTCTTTGTCTCTTTCAACTGTAACCCTTAACCTACAGCCGGATCCTGGCACAATCATTGGAACAATAAAAAATCCAAATGGTACACCGCTGGGCAATACCACCGTTCAGATATTAGACCGAAAAAACACACCAATTTCTACGGTTATAACGAATGGAAATGGATCTTACGAGGTTGATCATCTGGTTGAAGGCCAGTATACCGTGACTGCCAAAGGAAATGGAACGGGTACAGGAATTGGCAGTGGTATTGTTTTACCCGACCAAGAAACTGTCGTAGACATTATCCTTATTCCAGAAGGTGGCGTCCTCTCAGGTAATGTTACAAATTCAGCAACTGGGGAACCATTAATTGGAGCTTCTATCGAGATTAGGGTCATTTCACCATTCGGTCCCGTAATCAATACGGTTTTAACAGATAGTAATGGTAATTATAGCTCTGGCTTGATTACAGCAGGAACTTACACTTTAAGCATTACAAAAGAGAATTTTGGAACGTCAACAGGATCAGTTCTTATTGAAAATGGCTTAACAACATTTCAGAACTTTGCTCTTACACCAAGTCTCTCGAATGTTCGAGGCACGATTTCTGCAAGAATCATTCAAAATGAGGGTTTAACAACTACTATATCGGCCCAAGAAGTTGTGATCCCACTGATCAATACGGTTATTAGACTAATTGATGAAACGGGTGCAGAACTAGCAGAAGTTCAAACAGATGATCAAGGAATGTATTTAATTGAGAATTTTACTTCAGGCATTTATTCGTTAGGAACTTCAAATCCGGATTATGAAACAAATACAGTTGGCTTTTCGGTGGATCCTGGTCAAACACAAATTGTTGATATTGAGCTCACTGCCCTTCCAGGAATTCTAACTGGAACAATAATTGACCAAGAAACAGGTATATTAAACGCTGGAGCGATCGTGCAGTTGTTTTTTGGCACGAGTGTTCAGCCTGCTGGCAGAGCTGTGACAAATAATGCAGGTGTGTATGTGATTAACGGGCTTTCTCCAGGGCAATATACCGTATCCATGACAACACCAAACTATAATACGTTTTCAGCTGGAGCGGCGATTCAAGCGAATGCAACAACAACAGTTGATGGTTTTTTATTATCTAATCCTGGGGTATTAACAGGTACAGTTAATGGTCCAAATGGTGTAATAGATGGCGCAAGTATTAAAGTTATCGATGTAAATGGAACGGTTATTGGTTCTGCTGTGTCAAATGATGATGGGGCGTTCTTTATTGGAAATCTACCTGTTGGAACATATGCCTTAACGATTGTGGCACTTGATTTCCAAAGTGAAACAGAAGGGATTACCTTTACACCAGGGGAGACAGTAAACGTTTCAATAAATCTAATCCCTGAACCTGGAGCAATAACAGGGATCGTTACTGATGAAAGTGGAGTTGCTTTACCGGGGGTTGTAATGAACGTTTTGTTAAACAATATTATTATCGCATCTACTGTTACTGAACAGAATGGCAGCTTTAGCTTTAGAAGTCTGAAGCCAAACTCTTACCAAGTGACTGCAAATCTCTCAGGGTACGCTGTATCGTCGATTGGAGCAGTTGTGAACAGCAACATAATAACAACTACTAATCTCCTATTAACTAGCCTATTTGGCAGTATTTTTGGAACGGTTACAGATGCGGATGGAAATCTCATCACTCAACAAAGTATTCAAATTAATCTTTTTGATCTCAATAACAGTTTAATAACTACCGTTCTAGCTCAATCAAACGGAACCTATGTTATTCCAGAAGTCCCTGAAGGTAATTATTTTGTGACTGTAACAACTGAAGGTTATAATGCTGATACTTTTGCTGTAACAGTTAAACAAGGAGAAGAGGTTTCTCTTAATCTCCAACTTATTGCTCTTGGAGGTACGCTTACAATTAGGGTCATTGATGCTGCAACAAACAATCCGATATCAGGAGTTGTAACGAACATCTTTAACGAAACAGGTATACCAATTACTTCTGGTATAACTGACCAAAACGGTGTATTTATTCAGCAGAACTTGGAAGAAGGCGCGATAGTTATTTCAACTGTTAAAGGGGGCTATGGAAGTCTTTCGCAAGGCGGAATTATTGTGAATGGTGCCACTACAGAGGTCAGTCTTGCTCTTACTTTGGAAACAGGTAATCTTATCGGAACGATCTCCGATTCGAATGGTGTTTCAATTGCTGGGGCAGTGGTGCAAATTCTGGATGCCACACGAGCAGTTGTTACTACTGTTTTAACTCAGTCAGATGGTGCTTATAGAGTCTTGGACTTACTGCCTGGAATTTATACAATGATCGTGAGTGCACGCGGTTTTGAACAGCGTTCACTAAGTGTTTTTATTGTAGTGAATGAGACTACGATTACGAATTTACCATTAGCTTTTGAACCGGGCAGTGTGGAAGGTTTCGTTACAAATGAAGGGTCAGGTTCATTTATTGCTCGAGCTAATGTTGAACTTCGTTTAATAAGTCCGTCAGGCCCAGTCGTTGCCTCAACACTTACTGACGAACAAGGTAGATATCGTTTTAGCCAAGTGAGAAACGGAAACTACACGATTATTTCTACTAAACAAGGCTTTGGAAATGACTCAGCTCAAATCACAGTTGTTCCAGGAGAAACGACATTCGCAGATCTTCAATTGGCAATCGTTACTTCAACTGTTAGAGGGACGGTTCGAAACGCTGACGGTTCACAGCCTCTCCTTAATACCCTCCTTCGTTTAGCGGACAATATCGGTGTTGTGATTGCAGAGGTGCAGACAGACAATGATGGAAATTACTTAATAGAAGGTCTTCTACCAGGTGATTTTAGCCTTGCTGCCATCAATGCTGATTATAGAAGCAGCTTACTGGATTTTACGGCTGTTCCCAATGTTCAAAGCGTTGTTAACTTTAATTTAGTTGCAGTCCCAAGTTTGTTTACAGGCTTTGTTACTGATGCAGATACAGGACTTCCGATTGTAGGGGCGATTGTAGAAACCTTTGATCAAATAAGCGGTCCAGTTGAAGCGAGTTTACTAAATGCTGAAGTTAATGCTTTAGCAGTCAATGGACGCCCAGTAGCGGTAGCCTTAACAAACATCGACGGTTTTTACACGATACCTGGATTAAGTAATGGATCTTATACGTTACGAGCTTCTGCAATAGGATATGGCACAGATAGCAGACTATCAGTACTGCCTGTGAATACAACTCTAGAGCAGAACTTTGCATTACCAGGTCAACGTCAAGCTTCTTCCATATCGGGTACAATCATCATTTTAGGAAATGGACCATTACCAAATGCTGAAATAAATGTATTTGATGAAAATGGAGCTTTTGCAGGAAGTGCGAGAACGGGTAATGACGGAACATATTCTATTAGTAATCTTGGTTCAGGAAGTTATTTAGTAACAGTGGATGCCCAAGGGTTTCAGGAAGAAACACTCACTATTTCCCTTGCAGAGGGGGAAAGTCGAACAGGTGTTGACTTTGCTTTAAGTCCTGGACCAGATGGAGATATTACGGGTCAAGTATCCGATCGTCGAACGGGCAGGCCAATTAGTGGGGCGGTCATACAGTTGTTTGATCTAAGAGGATTTTTGGTTAGGGAAGTAACCTCTAATGATGCTGGGGTGTTTTCACTAAAAGGCATTCCTTCAGGATCATATGAACTTCGTGTTTTCGCAAATGGGTTTGAATCATTTTCAGTGGCTGTAAATGTGTTAGAAGGGGAAGAGTTACTCATTCCAATTTCACTTACTTCAATTACTCCAGATCCGATACCACCGTTTGGTGAAGCTCAGTTCTTAATATTAATAGGAGGCAAACCGTTAATTTTAGACAGCTTAACATCACCAACACTATTTACTTTAGAACGTATAGATTCAAACAATAATTGTGCTACATTTTCTTATGAGGCAGAGGTACAAGAAGGAACAATTAGAAGGTTTATCACTTTTGATCTTTCCTGTATTGACTTAATTCGATTTATCAATTAA
- a CDS encoding competence protein ComK: MKRRIVHEKVEKYLITSKTIAIQPFINQWGRVCAEIYEEGAVILVEKKPFRIIKDSCPYYGGTYDGKKDAAQINLGRMCFPPIMIDTKLDIFFFPTKSPRKDSCIWLSQPHIDDIESIDWKNVRVLFLNGMDLPIESTSRALKAKLHRAAHYRNVLLNRTNRNLEKDREKGLKNSDLILT, encoded by the coding sequence ATGAAGCGTAGAATTGTGCACGAGAAAGTGGAGAAGTATTTAATTACAAGTAAAACCATTGCTATTCAGCCATTTATCAACCAATGGGGAAGGGTTTGTGCAGAAATTTATGAAGAAGGTGCCGTCATCCTTGTTGAAAAAAAGCCTTTTCGAATCATTAAAGATTCCTGTCCATATTACGGAGGTACATATGATGGCAAGAAAGATGCAGCGCAAATTAATTTAGGGAGGATGTGCTTTCCTCCGATCATGATTGATACGAAACTTGATATCTTCTTCTTTCCCACGAAATCACCACGTAAAGACTCCTGCATCTGGCTATCACAGCCACATATTGATGATATTGAATCCATTGACTGGAAGAATGTTAGAGTGCTTTTCTTAAACGGAATGGACCTACCTATTGAAAGTACCTCTCGTGCGCTTAAAGCAAAACTCCATCGAGCAGCTCATTACAGAAATGTACTACTAAATCGAACAAATCGAAACCTTGAAAAGGACAGAGAAAAAGGTTTAAAGAACAGTGATTTGATCTTAACTTAA